In Cololabis saira isolate AMF1-May2022 chromosome 14, fColSai1.1, whole genome shotgun sequence, a single genomic region encodes these proteins:
- the LOC133460324 gene encoding T-box transcription factor TBX2-B-like, whose protein sequence is MRGPLGTKGPMAYHPFQVHPAADPFYVPAFLQPPLLLQPALGVPDSSPLSGSRSERRASDAALRALARRDRAVQPRSLSSLQHDWLDDDPKVTLESKRLWSEFHKLGTEMVITKSGRRMFPPFKVRVEGLDETAKYIMLMDIVAVDEYRYKFHNSRWMVAGKADPEMPKRMYIHPDSPSKGAQWMSKLVTFHQLKLTNNASDKHAYTILNSMHKYQPRFHIVRANDIMKLPYSTFRTYVFPETEFIAVTAYQNEKITQLKIDNNPFAKGFRDAGNGRREKRSKQLNDSLLHENQSKENQDCADSDDSCDQPSTSEPFYSPLKTMSPPTCQDGKNVESDSDIDLQDGGCSKSAHTFIMCLSSKETMQNKSDLHKSNRYQDRTGDRTARRSPDNGLSMELGSAEKQDRVAPMMPTSWSSSSPADSRRQTLNFSGVYNDSFTGAPLMFQTDQLSMKPETFTGLGIGPGFSSLSGVSDLETGSLSSQKLVSSAMVKFPPSQPMLASQGLSLQPFGGMLSYPYNFMAAPCATAPALAACLATPSLPTTHRHGNSGPWSRCSPYQIPTSLHSYHNQLTTRSPHPQSELCNSGGRGSGQMFDNHSYRAKPTQLAPPAAKGPTDELQYIRVPVGGLEKQCPPP, encoded by the exons ATGAGAGGTCCTCTTGGCACCAAGGGTCCCATGGCGTACCATCCTTTCCAAGTGCATCCAGCAGCAGACCCCTTCTACGTGCCAGCCTTCCTGCAGCCCCCGCTGCTGCTCCAGCCAGCGCTGGGAGTCCCGGATTCCTCCCCCCTGTCCGGCTCCAGGTCGGAGCGGCGCGCCTCCGACGCGGCGCTGCGCGCTCTGGCGCGCCGGGACCGGGCGGTTCAGCCGCGCAGCCTGAGCAGCCTGCAGCACGACTGGCTGGATGACGACCCCAAAGTTACTCTGGAATCCAAAAGATTATGGTCTGAATTTCACAAACTGGGGACTGAGATGGTTATCACGAAATCAGGGAG AAGGATGTTTCCACCCTTCAAGGTGCGCGTGGAAGGACTGGATGAAACAGCAAAATACATCATGCTGATGGACATCGTCGCCGTTGATGAGTACCGCTACAAGTTTCACAATTCCCGCTGGATGGTGGCAGGAAAAGCAGACCCGGAGATGCCCAAGCGCATGTACATCCACCCAGACAGCCCGTCCAAGGGAGCGCAGTGGATGAGCAAGCTTGTCACGTTCCATCAACTCAAACTTACCAACAATGCTTCGGATAAGCATGCATAT ACAATTTTGAATTCAATGCATAAATACCAGCCCAGATTTCACATCGTGAGAGCCAACGACATCATGAAGCTTCCATACAGCACCTTCCGGACTTATGTTTTCCCAGAGACAGAGTTCATAGCAGTAACTGCCTATCAGAATGAAAAG ATTACACAGCTAAAAATTGACAACAACCCCTTTGCCAAAGGATTCAGAGACGCCGGAAAtgggagaagagaaaaaag GAGTAAACAATTAAATGATTCATTGCTGCATGAAAACCAAAGCAAAGAGAACCAGGACTGTGCAGATTCTGATGACTCATGTGACCAACCAAGTACCAGTGAACCCTTTTATTCTCCTTTGAAAACGATGTCTCCGCCAACCTGTCAAG ATGGAAAGAATGTGGAAAGTGATTCAGATATTGATCTTCAAGATGGCGGCTGTTCTAAGTCTGCACATACATTCATCATGTGTCTGAGCAGCAAGGAGACGATGCAAAACAAGTCTGATCTTCACAAAAGCAACAGATATCAGGATCGGACAGGAGACAGAACCGCACGCAGGTCACCCGACAACGGGCTCTCTATGGAGCTGGGCTCTGCAGAGAAGCAGGACAGGGTTGCCCCCATGATGCCCACTTCCTGGAGCTCGTCATCACCCGCTGACAGTCGCCGACAGACTTTGAATTTCTCAGGTGTGTACAATGACTCATTTACTGGGGCACCTTTGATGTTCCAAACAGACCAGCTGTCAATGAAACCAGAGACTTTTACCGGACTGGGTATCGGACCCGGATTttcctctttgtctggagtaaGTGACTTAGAAACTGGAAGCCTGTCTTCTCAAAAGCTCGTCTCCTCAGCTATGGTCAAGTTTCCGCCATCACAGCCCATGTTGGCATCTCAG GGACTGTCGTTGCAACCTTTTGGGGGGATGCTGTCATACCCCTACAACTTCATGGCAGCACCGTGTGCGACTGCTCCAGCTCTGGCCGCCTGCCTGGCGACCCCATCGCTCCCTACGACCCATCGTCATGGCAACTCTGGACCTTGGTCGCGGTGCAGCCCGTACCAGATCCCCACATCTCTCCACTCCTACCACAATCAGTTGACAACCAGATCGCCTCATCCACAATCGGAGCTGTGCAACTCTGGAGGCCGAGGCTCAGGTCAAATGTTTGACAATCACAGCTACAGAGCAAAGCCAACACAGCTCGCTCCCCCGGCTGCAAAAGGTCCCACCGACGAACTGCAGTACATCCGCGTTCCGGTTGGAGGGCTTGAGAAACAATGTCCTCCACCGTAG